A genomic region of Micromonospora sp. NBC_01796 contains the following coding sequences:
- a CDS encoding glucose-6-phosphate isomerase, with protein MTQDLGSAEAAAGLTVHGAEAIDASAPGSTRAALVADDAPRRLATKDATLWGPDAQAEASKRLGWVDTHQRSRELLPQLAELKAELADLDHVVLAGMGGSSLAPEVIARTLGRPLTVLDTTDPGQVRAALGDRLLNTVVVVASKSGSTVETDSHRRAYWQAFLDAGLTEAEAGRHFVIVTDPGSPLADTAAQMGAFVVLADPNVGGRYSALTAFGLVPSALAGVEVVELLDQAEELAGSLAGDKDNPGLALGAALGTAATVGRDKIALISDGTGIEGLGDWAEQLIAESTGKGGVGILPVVVESPQVPGATGSDVLTVTYGGALTPGTSPGAGISPDLAVNGPLGAQFLAWEYATALAGVVLGIDPFDQPNVTESKENTNRILDGGLPAETPSFTAGAIEVYAPAGAPGDLPGVLRWLLDGLGSDGYLAVMAYLDRFGDADAGQVRPLLAGASGRPVTFGWGPRFLHSTGQYHKGGPQVGSYLQITGAVAEDLPVPGKPYTFGELQAAQAAGDRQALAGRNRPVLHLHLTDRAAGVSQLLDAVRELRS; from the coding sequence GCGCCGCCCTGGTCGCCGACGACGCCCCGCGCCGGCTCGCGACCAAGGACGCCACCCTCTGGGGGCCGGACGCGCAGGCCGAGGCGTCGAAGCGGCTCGGCTGGGTGGACACCCACCAGCGCAGCCGCGAACTCCTCCCCCAGCTCGCCGAACTCAAGGCCGAACTGGCCGACCTCGACCACGTCGTACTGGCCGGGATGGGTGGCTCGTCGCTCGCCCCCGAGGTCATCGCCCGCACCCTGGGCCGACCGCTGACCGTGCTCGACACCACCGACCCGGGCCAGGTCCGGGCCGCCCTCGGGGACCGGCTGCTGAACACCGTCGTGGTGGTCGCCAGCAAGTCCGGCTCCACGGTGGAGACCGACAGCCACCGGCGGGCGTACTGGCAGGCGTTCCTGGACGCCGGGCTGACCGAGGCCGAGGCCGGACGGCACTTCGTGATCGTCACCGACCCCGGCTCCCCGCTGGCCGACACCGCCGCCCAGATGGGGGCCTTCGTTGTCCTCGCCGACCCGAACGTGGGCGGCCGGTACTCGGCGCTGACCGCGTTCGGCCTGGTCCCCTCGGCACTGGCCGGGGTCGAGGTGGTCGAACTGCTGGACCAGGCCGAGGAACTGGCCGGGTCGCTCGCCGGGGACAAGGACAACCCCGGCCTCGCACTCGGCGCCGCGCTCGGCACCGCCGCCACCGTGGGCCGGGACAAGATCGCCCTGATCTCGGACGGCACCGGCATCGAGGGGCTCGGCGACTGGGCCGAGCAGCTCATCGCCGAATCGACCGGCAAGGGCGGCGTGGGCATCCTGCCGGTGGTGGTGGAGTCGCCGCAGGTACCCGGCGCGACCGGGTCGGACGTACTCACCGTCACCTACGGCGGTGCGCTCACCCCGGGCACCTCGCCGGGCGCCGGAATCTCCCCCGACCTGGCCGTGAACGGCCCGCTCGGGGCCCAGTTCCTCGCCTGGGAGTACGCCACCGCGCTGGCCGGGGTGGTGCTCGGCATCGACCCGTTCGACCAGCCGAACGTCACCGAGTCCAAGGAGAACACCAACCGGATCCTGGACGGCGGACTGCCGGCCGAGACGCCGTCGTTCACCGCCGGTGCGATCGAGGTGTACGCCCCCGCCGGTGCCCCGGGCGACCTGCCCGGTGTGCTCCGCTGGCTGCTCGACGGCCTCGGCTCGGACGGCTACCTGGCCGTGATGGCGTACCTCGACCGGTTCGGCGACGCCGACGCGGGTCAGGTACGCCCACTGCTCGCCGGTGCGAGCGGTCGCCCGGTGACCTTCGGCTGGGGACCTCGGTTCCTGCACTCGACCGGCCAGTACCACAAGGGTGGCCCGCAGGTCGGCTCGTACCTGCAGATCACCGGGGCGGTCGCCGAGGACCTGCCGGTGCCGGGCAAGCCGTACACCTTCGGTGAGCTGCAGGCGGCGCAGGCGGCCGGCGACCGGCAGGCGCTGGCCGGCCGCAACCGTCCGGTGCTGCACCTGCACCTGACCGACCGGGCGGCGGGCGTGAGCCAACTCCTCGACGCGGTACGAGAGCTGCGGAGCTGA